A segment of the Blastocatellia bacterium genome:
GATTGGGGCAGCGAATGGATGAGACGAATCGGCGAATAGATGAAACGAATCGCCGAATAGACGAGTTGCGGGAGTTTTTGTTGTGGGGTTTTGGGGTGACGTTTGCGGGGATTTTTGCGTTGGTGGGGTTTGTGATTTGGGATCGGCGGACGGCGTTGGCGCCGGCGGTGCGGCGGATTGAGGAGCTGCAGGAGCGG
Coding sequences within it:
- a CDS encoding hemolysin XhlA family protein yields the protein MKARNTKYHAVILGMVAIALMSVREHVRAQEREVVITGKEIVERLIRLEEGQRRLEERIQEVEARLGQRMDETNRRIDETNRRIDELREFLLWGFGVTFAGIFALVGFVIWDRRTALAPAVRRIEELQER